One genomic window of Methanospirillum lacunae includes the following:
- a CDS encoding protein-L-isoaspartate(D-aspartate) O-methyltransferase, producing MNKDRAEERRLMIQTQILSRGVKDQRVLKALETVPRHFFVPEEFADVAYHDHPIPIGYNQTISQPYIVARMTELLAPEEGDIILEIGTGSGYQAAVLSAMGARVISLERIAELADDARSNLQKAGVVNVSVFVSDGSLGWDEMAPYDGIIITAATPAIPSILIKQLAVNGRIVAPVGPQHMQVLIRLTRDTEGIRREEYEGVRFVPLIGRHGWNS from the coding sequence ATGAATAAGGATCGGGCTGAAGAACGTAGACTGATGATTCAGACCCAGATCCTTTCACGCGGAGTTAAAGACCAGCGGGTGCTCAAAGCCCTGGAAACGGTACCCCGGCATTTTTTTGTTCCCGAAGAATTTGCTGACGTTGCATATCACGATCATCCGATTCCGATAGGTTATAACCAGACCATCTCTCAACCCTACATTGTAGCCCGGATGACCGAACTCCTGGCACCAGAGGAGGGTGATATCATTCTTGAGATTGGGACCGGAAGCGGATATCAGGCAGCAGTCCTCTCTGCCATGGGTGCCCGGGTGATAAGTCTCGAGCGGATTGCCGAACTCGCTGATGACGCCCGGTCCAATCTTCAGAAAGCTGGTGTGGTCAATGTCTCTGTATTCGTATCAGATGGATCTCTTGGCTGGGATGAAATGGCCCCGTATGATGGCATCATTATCACAGCTGCCACTCCTGCTATTCCATCCATACTCATTAAACAACTCGCTGTCAATGGGAGGATTGTAGCACCGGTCGGGCCGCAGCACATGCAGGTACTAATCCGTCTTACCAGGGATACTGAAGGGATCCGAAGAGAGGAATATGAAGGTGTCAGGTTTGTCCCCCTGATTGGCAGACATGGATGGAACTCATAG
- a CDS encoding TIGR01458 family HAD-type hydrolase translates to MSVHAVLLDIDGTLFTGMNPLPGAAETIGFLQNQNIPYRFISNGTRRSKKTVLEKLQSLNLPVWEDQIFTPAGAVIQYLLSRGISSCTLLSTDDLKNDFRKAGISLVHDAHVVIIADAGDAFTYQSINQVFRQVIGGADLIALEKDRYWMDHDGLSLGAGPFVDGLEYASGKTALLMGKPSLHFFSEALSSMDAEPGNTLMVGDDILTDIGGSMACGIKGVLVKTGKFNEEVLAKSLVKPSHIIKSIADLPELIREP, encoded by the coding sequence ATGTCTGTCCACGCTGTGCTTTTGGACATTGATGGGACCCTGTTTACAGGTATGAACCCACTTCCAGGTGCTGCAGAAACTATCGGATTTTTACAGAATCAGAATATCCCATACCGATTTATATCAAATGGAACCAGACGGTCAAAAAAGACAGTTCTCGAAAAACTTCAGAGCCTGAATCTGCCGGTTTGGGAGGATCAAATTTTTACTCCTGCAGGTGCTGTGATACAATACCTTCTGAGCCGGGGCATCTCATCATGCACACTCCTGTCTACTGACGATCTTAAGAATGACTTTCGTAAGGCAGGGATCTCCCTGGTTCATGATGCACACGTAGTAATTATCGCAGATGCCGGGGATGCATTCACCTACCAGTCAATAAATCAGGTATTTCGGCAGGTTATCGGTGGCGCTGACCTGATTGCCCTGGAGAAAGACCGGTACTGGATGGACCATGATGGTCTTTCTCTTGGCGCAGGGCCGTTTGTTGATGGTCTTGAGTATGCTTCAGGAAAGACTGCACTCCTCATGGGAAAACCATCATTACATTTTTTCAGTGAGGCATTATCCAGCATGGATGCAGAACCAGGGAACACCTTGATGGTTGGAGACGATATTCTAACAGATATTGGGGGTTCAATGGCATGTGGTATCAAAGGAGTACTTGTAAAGACCGGTAAATTCAATGAAGAAGTTCTTGCAAAATCCCTTGTCAAGCCGAGTCATATCATCAAGTCAATAGCAGATCTCCCTGAGTTGATCCGGGAACCATGA
- a CDS encoding SufB/SufD family protein produces MPEKLQMTDLPPEDRKRLALTGLEVDMKNRSGSFFQKDQDVCHVTSDCDGIEFLTLGKALEQYPWVKEYVWRAVSKDKDKFTRYVAAQKDPRGFVIIAKKGTRSVYPLQACLLMSDSPVQHVHNIIIAEEGSELHIISGCTSASARNSGTHIGVTEFYVGKGAKVTSTMIHNWGKNIAVYPRSASIVEEAGVFLSNYVCMEPVRKIQMSPVCHLMGENAVGRFSSVVVAPPGSHLDLGSTVNLNARGTSAELLTRAITTGGLIYSRGMIQGKVKGTRGHIECKGLILKDGIIHAIPEIRGEVVDTELSHEAAVGKIAKDEIEYLMARGLDEETATATIIRGFLDVRVEGLPDVLQDQINAAIDAAEKSGF; encoded by the coding sequence ATGCCTGAAAAATTACAGATGACGGATCTCCCGCCTGAAGATAGGAAGCGCCTTGCTCTTACCGGTCTGGAAGTTGATATGAAGAACCGTTCTGGAAGTTTCTTTCAGAAGGACCAGGATGTCTGCCATGTTACCTCTGACTGTGATGGAATTGAGTTCCTTACTCTCGGAAAAGCTCTTGAGCAGTACCCCTGGGTAAAGGAATATGTCTGGCGGGCAGTATCAAAGGATAAAGATAAATTCACCCGTTATGTCGCTGCCCAGAAAGATCCGCGTGGTTTTGTCATTATTGCAAAAAAAGGAACCCGGAGTGTTTATCCACTGCAGGCCTGTCTGCTCATGTCAGACTCTCCGGTGCAACATGTACATAATATCATAATCGCAGAAGAAGGATCAGAACTCCATATCATATCTGGATGTACATCAGCATCAGCACGGAACAGCGGAACACATATTGGAGTTACTGAGTTCTATGTTGGTAAAGGAGCAAAAGTCACTTCGACCATGATCCATAACTGGGGGAAAAATATTGCAGTCTATCCCCGGAGTGCCTCAATCGTGGAAGAGGCTGGTGTATTTCTCTCCAACTATGTCTGCATGGAGCCTGTGCGTAAAATTCAGATGTCACCAGTATGCCATCTGATGGGAGAGAATGCGGTTGGAAGGTTCTCCAGTGTTGTGGTTGCTCCTCCGGGATCTCATCTGGACCTGGGATCCACTGTGAATCTGAATGCACGAGGGACCAGTGCTGAACTTCTCACCCGTGCAATTACTACCGGTGGCCTCATCTACTCCCGTGGAATGATACAGGGAAAAGTCAAAGGAACCCGTGGACATATTGAGTGTAAGGGGCTCATCCTGAAGGATGGTATCATTCATGCCATCCCTGAGATCAGGGGAGAAGTGGTCGATACTGAACTTTCGCATGAGGCTGCAGTTGGAAAGATTGCAAAAGATGAGATTGAGTATCTGATGGCACGAGGACTTGATGAAGAGACTGCAACAGCAACTATCATCAGGGGTTTCCTTGATGTCAGAGTTGAGGGCCTCCCTGATGTACTTCAGGATCAGATCAATGCAGCCATTGATGCTGCAGAAAAATCCGGATTTTAA
- a CDS encoding sugar phosphate nucleotidyltransferase produces MSVQAVILAAGEGTRIRPLTQNRPKALIPVANRPILEHLIESLLSCGVRDIIVVVGYRKEQVMRHLIHLPVEVRIVEQQHQIGTGHALNCALDLITGDLLVLPGDNYIDPASLKEVLKIKNSMLITTHQHPSNFGVVDVEDGVVLGIVEKPVHAKRMTVSCGVYYLEQDLLSGMIDNQLSDAINELIVRGTSISAVYAHEWQDAIYPWDLICMNERLLRNISPSYAGTVSASAIIEGTVSIGKGSVISPYCTIKGPVIIGEDCVIGPHVVISPGTSIGSRVIIEPFTMIGNSLVMDDCNIGSHSKIASAVLGEACTIGEHTVITAGTGFLEIKKEAVHSSCGVIMGNGVFSSPLVIYENCVIGNDCHIDARNGIRLRSKFIPDHTWVM; encoded by the coding sequence ATGAGTGTCCAGGCTGTAATCCTCGCAGCTGGAGAGGGGACCCGGATCAGACCTCTGACCCAAAACAGACCCAAGGCATTGATTCCAGTTGCGAATCGCCCTATTCTTGAGCACCTCATTGAATCACTGCTTTCCTGTGGGGTTCGCGATATTATTGTTGTGGTCGGGTACCGGAAAGAACAGGTGATGAGACATCTGATCCATCTCCCGGTAGAGGTCCGTATTGTTGAGCAGCAGCATCAGATTGGAACAGGTCATGCACTCAATTGTGCACTGGATCTGATAACTGGAGACCTTCTTGTCCTTCCAGGAGACAACTACATTGATCCCGCATCACTGAAAGAGGTACTTAAGATCAAGAATTCAATGCTCATCACTACTCATCAGCACCCATCAAATTTCGGAGTTGTAGATGTCGAAGATGGTGTTGTTCTGGGCATTGTTGAAAAGCCAGTTCATGCAAAAAGAATGACTGTCAGTTGTGGTGTGTACTATCTGGAGCAAGATCTCCTTTCAGGGATGATTGACAACCAACTTTCTGATGCTATAAATGAACTGATTGTACGAGGTACATCTATTTCTGCGGTGTACGCACATGAATGGCAGGATGCCATTTATCCCTGGGATCTCATCTGTATGAATGAGAGGCTTTTGAGAAATATCTCTCCCTCTTATGCAGGAACAGTGAGTGCAAGTGCGATCATTGAAGGTACTGTATCTATTGGAAAGGGGTCAGTCATCAGTCCTTACTGTACAATTAAAGGTCCTGTAATAATCGGTGAGGATTGTGTGATTGGACCACATGTGGTGATTAGTCCTGGTACAAGTATAGGATCACGAGTGATCATTGAACCTTTCACAATGATCGGCAACTCATTGGTGATGGATGACTGCAATATTGGTTCACACTCGAAGATTGCGTCTGCAGTACTTGGTGAAGCATGCACGATTGGTGAGCATACTGTAATTACTGCGGGAACTGGTTTTCTTGAGATTAAGAAAGAAGCCGTTCATTCATCCTGTGGTGTTATTATGGGTAATGGTGTTTTTTCGTCACCACTGGTGATTTATGAAAATTGTGTCATAGGAAATGATTGTCATATCGATGCCCGGAATGGTATCCGTCTTCGATCAAAATTCATCCCAGATCATACATGGGTGATGTGA
- the glmU gene encoding bifunctional sugar-1-phosphate nucleotidylyltransferase/acetyltransferase, with protein MVQCVILAAGEGKRMRPLTGSRPKVMIPVANRPMLEHLINAIRDCGINEFVLVVGYHEAAVRHHFGDGSDFGVSIRYVTQKRQRGTGDAVLNVLSHVNGDFLLLNGDMILSREDIKAVLSSPSPALGICKSDHPRDFGVVTVKDGIITGFEEKSENPKSDLINAGLYLFNYDLFSHLKLITPSPRGELELTDALLPYIKAGSLHAVMLSSWADMGSPWDLLTANEVLLVSLSSCIEGEIEDGVVLKGAVQVGKGTVVKAGTYIEGPCVIGKDCRIGPHAYIRGATAIGDNCHIGHSIELKNSIVMNHSNIPHFNYVGDSVIASGCNFGAGTKIANLRHDKKCISAGGVNTRRKKFGAVIGDDVLFGINCSVNVGAVIGNRCRIAPHCFVTGVISDDSVVKR; from the coding sequence ATGGTTCAATGTGTGATACTTGCAGCCGGTGAAGGAAAACGCATGAGGCCGCTCACGGGTTCACGACCTAAGGTGATGATCCCGGTTGCAAACCGGCCCATGCTTGAGCATCTGATCAATGCTATCCGGGATTGTGGCATTAATGAATTCGTTCTTGTTGTTGGATATCATGAGGCAGCAGTCAGGCATCACTTCGGTGATGGTTCAGACTTCGGAGTTTCAATCAGATATGTAACTCAGAAACGCCAGCGTGGGACCGGGGATGCAGTATTGAATGTCCTATCGCATGTAAACGGGGATTTTCTGCTTCTGAATGGGGATATGATCCTCTCCCGGGAAGATATCAAGGCTGTCCTTTCAAGTCCTTCCCCGGCTCTTGGGATCTGTAAATCGGATCATCCCCGGGATTTTGGTGTTGTCACGGTTAAAGATGGGATCATTACGGGTTTTGAAGAAAAGAGTGAAAATCCGAAGAGCGATTTGATCAATGCAGGATTGTACCTTTTTAACTATGATCTATTTTCTCATCTCAAACTGATAACTCCGTCTCCACGTGGGGAACTGGAACTCACTGATGCATTACTTCCATATATCAAAGCGGGCTCGTTACATGCAGTCATGCTCTCTTCGTGGGCTGATATGGGATCTCCATGGGATCTGCTGACTGCAAATGAAGTTCTTCTAGTTTCTCTCTCCTCCTGTATTGAAGGTGAAATTGAGGACGGTGTAGTGCTCAAAGGTGCTGTACAGGTTGGAAAAGGAACTGTGGTAAAGGCCGGAACATACATTGAGGGCCCATGTGTTATCGGGAAGGACTGTAGGATTGGTCCTCATGCATATATTAGGGGAGCCACAGCTATCGGAGATAACTGTCACATCGGTCACAGCATAGAACTAAAAAATTCTATCGTAATGAATCATTCGAATATTCCCCATTTTAATTATGTTGGTGATAGTGTCATTGCAAGCGGTTGTAATTTTGGAGCTGGGACAAAAATTGCAAATCTCCGTCATGACAAGAAGTGTATCTCAGCCGGTGGGGTAAACACTCGGAGAAAAAAGTTTGGTGCCGTCATAGGCGATGATGTGCTGTTTGGAATTAACTGCTCAGTAAATGTGGGCGCTGTCATTGGCAACCGGTGTCGGATTGCTCCACACTGTTTTGTCACCGGTGTCATTTCCGATGATTCGGTGGTGAAACGATGA
- the glmS gene encoding glutamine--fructose-6-phosphate transaminase (isomerizing), with protein sequence MCGIVGYVGYRQAAPVLLEGLKQLEYRGYDSYGIATRSNGIFIHKKKGKVSDFIPEEATLPGTCGIGHTRWATHGIPSDINAHPHSDCHDQVAIVHNGIIENYSHLKRELQAKGHIFKSETDTEVIPHILEDLNQGNLLKAMQETVHHLEGSYAILAISGDSDRLIAVKNRSPLVLGIGDHEFFAASDITPLLEYTNRVIYLEDGDIAEISEDGYTIYQDSVLVSRAVHEIEWTPDAVQKGGFPHFMLKEIYEQPEVINRAIHSLSSDTLPRFLCDAKSITVVACGSSYHAGLIFRYLAESSCGIPVRVELGSEFKYCSVPLTDVIIGISQSGETADTLSAIHKGNCNNVQTVAVTNVLNSSITRYSDVTILMQAGPEISVAATKSFTAQLGVLLQVVNLLSGRISDETLSHAGVAIEKVLLLNMEDAVTLCARAQHIFYVGRGPFYPVMMEGALKMKEISYIHAESYAAGEIKHGPFSLLSSETPVVAICLPGPSYAVMLGNLKEMKARGTPIVAIGYGDDTELSELADIVIPLDEEQLYLQIVGATVILQMLSYYTASRLGREIDKPRNLAKSVTVE encoded by the coding sequence ATGTGTGGGATAGTGGGATATGTTGGCTACAGACAGGCAGCTCCAGTACTCCTAGAGGGATTAAAGCAACTTGAGTACCGGGGTTATGATAGTTATGGGATTGCCACTCGTTCTAATGGCATCTTTATCCATAAAAAAAAAGGGAAAGTTTCAGACTTCATTCCTGAAGAAGCCACACTCCCGGGAACCTGTGGCATCGGACATACCCGCTGGGCAACCCACGGGATTCCTTCTGATATTAATGCCCATCCTCATTCTGATTGTCATGATCAGGTAGCAATTGTCCATAATGGTATTATTGAAAATTATTCTCATCTCAAACGGGAACTTCAAGCCAAAGGACATATCTTTAAATCAGAGACTGATACGGAGGTTATCCCGCATATCCTTGAAGATTTAAACCAGGGTAACCTTCTCAAGGCCATGCAGGAGACTGTCCATCACCTTGAAGGTTCATATGCAATTCTGGCGATATCTGGCGATAGTGACAGGCTTATCGCAGTGAAAAATCGCAGCCCACTAGTCCTTGGAATAGGAGATCATGAGTTTTTTGCAGCTTCTGATATCACTCCCCTTCTGGAATATACAAACCGTGTGATCTATCTTGAGGATGGAGACATTGCAGAAATCAGTGAAGATGGATATACTATCTATCAGGATTCAGTCCTGGTTAGTCGTGCAGTTCACGAGATAGAGTGGACACCAGATGCAGTTCAGAAGGGTGGATTTCCTCATTTCATGCTCAAAGAGATCTATGAGCAACCTGAAGTTATCAACCGTGCCATTCACTCTCTTTCATCAGATACTCTCCCCCGGTTTCTCTGTGATGCTAAATCGATAACTGTGGTGGCATGTGGAAGTTCATATCATGCCGGTTTGATCTTCAGATATCTTGCTGAGTCATCATGTGGTATTCCGGTAAGGGTTGAGTTGGGATCTGAATTTAAATACTGTTCAGTTCCCCTCACCGATGTTATCATAGGTATATCACAGTCAGGAGAGACCGCTGATACCTTGTCAGCAATTCATAAAGGGAACTGTAATAATGTCCAGACTGTTGCTGTGACAAACGTTTTGAACAGTTCAATAACAAGATATTCAGATGTTACTATCCTGATGCAGGCCGGTCCTGAGATCAGTGTAGCAGCCACGAAATCATTTACTGCACAATTGGGTGTCCTTTTACAAGTTGTTAATCTTCTGTCTGGCCGGATAAGTGATGAAACTCTCTCACATGCCGGGGTGGCCATTGAAAAAGTTCTTCTCCTCAATATGGAAGATGCTGTGACTCTCTGTGCCAGGGCCCAGCATATCTTCTATGTGGGAAGGGGTCCATTCTATCCGGTAATGATGGAAGGGGCGCTGAAGATGAAAGAGATATCATACATCCATGCAGAGTCATATGCTGCAGGTGAGATAAAACACGGACCATTCTCTCTCTTATCTTCAGAAACGCCAGTTGTGGCAATCTGTCTTCCAGGACCTTCTTACGCGGTTATGCTGGGCAATCTCAAAGAGATGAAGGCGAGGGGAACACCTATTGTCGCAATAGGATACGGTGATGATACAGAACTTTCTGAACTGGCTGACATTGTTATTCCTCTTGATGAAGAGCAATTGTATCTGCAAATCGTAGGAGCGACCGTAATTTTACAAATGCTTTCATATTACACTGCCTCCCGCCTTGGACGAGAGATTGATAAACCTCGAAATCTGGCTAAAAGCGTGACCGTCGAATAA
- a CDS encoding phosphopentomutase/phosphoglucosamine mutase produces MLFGSSGIRRLYDQDLLSLAMQVGMAVGNRADQVLVGMDSRTTGPALSSSFIAGICYTGAKALQGGIAPTPSIAYCCRSFKAACMVTASHNPEPYNGLKLFNPDGSSFQALQQDEIEDAISDNRTADWLSQGETMKYDPLTPHHDAILSEIDVKKDLPVILDCGNGAGSVLTPHLLSDAGASVVAVNANPSGIFSRPSEPLVENLPYLPALMKKVNARCAVVHDGDADRMMAFDNTGTYIPGDLLLILFAKYLGAKRVVTTYDASMAVEEIAEVRRTPVGDAFVSEQLVQWGDFGGEPSGAWIFPQISYCPDGPFAAGLFCEMAGEWNIAEELASIPKYPILRRSQQFPQSHEILYALGAANPTDGLRLEEDDGWCLVRASGTEPKIRFTAEGRTLDDAKRMLERGEEMVRLALKGDA; encoded by the coding sequence ATGCTCTTCGGCTCGTCAGGGATCCGTCGTCTTTATGATCAGGATCTGCTCAGTCTTGCCATGCAGGTAGGAATGGCAGTAGGAAACAGGGCTGATCAGGTTCTGGTTGGAATGGATAGCAGGACAACCGGTCCTGCTCTGTCCAGTTCCTTTATTGCCGGAATATGTTACACCGGTGCTAAAGCACTTCAAGGTGGGATCGCACCAACCCCATCAATTGCATATTGTTGCCGCTCGTTCAAGGCAGCCTGTATGGTCACGGCTTCTCATAATCCTGAACCTTATAATGGGTTAAAACTCTTTAATCCTGATGGTTCCTCATTCCAGGCACTTCAGCAGGATGAGATCGAGGATGCTATTAGTGATAACAGGACAGCAGACTGGTTATCGCAAGGAGAGACGATGAAATATGATCCACTCACTCCTCATCATGATGCGATTCTTAGTGAGATTGATGTAAAAAAAGATCTCCCTGTCATTCTTGATTGTGGCAACGGTGCAGGTTCTGTTCTTACTCCTCACCTGTTATCTGATGCCGGAGCATCAGTTGTAGCAGTTAATGCCAATCCATCTGGTATTTTTTCAAGACCATCTGAGCCCCTCGTTGAAAATCTCCCCTACCTCCCTGCCTTGATGAAGAAGGTCAATGCCCGATGTGCCGTTGTTCATGATGGTGATGCAGACCGGATGATGGCCTTTGACAACACTGGTACCTATATTCCGGGTGATCTGCTCCTTATCCTCTTTGCGAAATACCTTGGAGCTAAGCGTGTGGTCACTACCTACGATGCCTCAATGGCTGTTGAAGAGATAGCTGAAGTGAGAAGGACACCGGTAGGTGACGCCTTTGTCTCTGAACAATTGGTACAGTGGGGAGACTTTGGGGGAGAACCTTCTGGAGCATGGATCTTCCCTCAAATCTCGTACTGCCCTGATGGCCCCTTTGCAGCAGGACTTTTCTGTGAAATGGCAGGGGAGTGGAATATTGCAGAAGAACTCGCTTCAATTCCAAAATATCCAATCCTCCGACGCTCTCAACAATTCCCTCAGTCCCATGAAATACTGTATGCACTCGGAGCAGCTAACCCGACCGATGGTCTTCGCCTTGAAGAGGATGATGGCTGGTGTCTGGTAAGGGCGAGTGGGACCGAACCAAAAATCCGTTTCACAGCTGAAGGCCGTACATTGGATGATGCCAAGCGGATGCTTGAAAGAGGCGAAGAGATGGTCAGACTGGCGCTGAAAGGTGATGCCTGA